One genomic region from Evansella sp. LMS18 encodes:
- a CDS encoding histidine--tRNA ligase, giving the protein MKKMDYQNVKGTQDYLPEAEAIRRDIRRTLEDVFIQYGCKPLETPILNYTELLASKYGGGAEILEEMYTLTDRGERELALRYDLTIPFAKVVAMNPTLRMPFKRYEIGKVFRDGPIKTGRFREFTQCDVDIAGVESQIAEAELMVMALDAFSKLDLNVTIQYNNRKLLAGMLEIFGTEEAKINKVVLILDKLEKVGLEAVVSELNAQGLSSSTVSSIRQFLTDENNTNYSYFESFSKENEQVRKGLEELKELEAYLEYLNIKEKVVFNPFLARGLEIYTGTIYEIFLTDQSIKSSIGSGGRYDNAIGGLKGTNETFSTVGISFGLDVIYTAMSASENKVKENQNIDYYIVPLGTPKEAFLVANDLRSKGYKVEYEMSNKKIGKALEKKQTKKRSAM; this is encoded by the coding sequence ATGAAAAAAATGGATTATCAAAACGTAAAGGGTACACAGGATTATTTACCAGAAGCAGAAGCAATACGAAGAGACATAAGAAGAACGCTGGAAGATGTATTCATTCAATACGGGTGCAAACCACTGGAAACTCCAATATTAAATTATACGGAATTGCTTGCTTCCAAATACGGCGGCGGGGCTGAAATATTGGAAGAGATGTATACATTAACTGACAGAGGTGAAAGAGAATTAGCTTTGCGTTACGACCTCACGATTCCCTTTGCGAAAGTAGTGGCCATGAATCCGACTTTAAGGATGCCTTTTAAGAGATATGAAATTGGCAAAGTTTTCAGAGACGGGCCAATTAAAACGGGAAGGTTCAGGGAGTTTACGCAGTGTGATGTGGATATAGCAGGAGTGGAATCCCAAATAGCTGAAGCTGAATTGATGGTAATGGCCTTAGATGCGTTTAGTAAGCTTGATTTAAATGTGACGATTCAATATAACAATCGAAAATTACTTGCTGGTATGCTTGAAATATTCGGGACAGAAGAGGCAAAGATCAACAAAGTCGTGTTAATCCTGGATAAGCTTGAAAAGGTTGGGCTGGAAGCTGTTGTATCCGAGCTTAACGCACAAGGTTTATCAAGCTCAACGGTAAGTTCGATTAGACAGTTCCTGACTGATGAAAACAACACGAATTACAGCTATTTCGAATCGTTTTCCAAAGAAAATGAACAGGTTCGAAAAGGTTTAGAAGAATTAAAAGAGTTAGAAGCCTACCTGGAATATCTTAATATAAAAGAGAAAGTGGTATTCAATCCGTTTCTGGCAAGAGGTCTCGAAATCTACACTGGGACTATTTATGAAATATTTTTAACTGACCAGTCGATTAAATCAAGTATTGGGAGTGGCGGGAGATATGATAATGCCATTGGCGGGCTGAAGGGAACAAACGAAACCTTTTCGACGGTAGGAATATCTTTCGGATTAGATGTCATTTATACGGCAATGAGTGCTTCTGAGAATAAGGTTAAAGAAAACCAGAATATAGATTATTATATCGTCCCATTAGGCACGCCAAAAGAAGCTTTCCTTGTAGCAAATGACTTGAGAAGTAAAGGCTATAAAGTGGAATACGAAATGAGTAACAAAAAAATAGGCAAAGCCCTGGAGAAAAAGCAAACAAAGAAAAGATCCGCAATGTGA
- a CDS encoding metallophosphoesterase encodes MKKKTKKLWIYFLTGTVLLISFFYFQNNSLVTTEYTITSEKLPPSFDGYRIVQLSDLHNKSFGNDQSRLVEKIIELKPDLIVFTGDLIDEDTDDETPSLILMEKLVQIAPVYFVTGNHEWWSNQFDTLESSLKDIGVHVLRNEAEKVAVGGDQILIAGIDDPANVTEREHEKAIMEERIGNISEEINGQDQFQILLSHRPELFSLYTDHEFDVVFSGHAHGGQFRIPFVGGLVAPDQGFPPRYTSGTYTSSNTTMVVNRGLGNSVIPVRFLNRPEVVLVTLESVN; translated from the coding sequence ATGAAGAAAAAAACGAAGAAGTTATGGATTTACTTTTTAACTGGAACGGTATTATTAATTTCTTTCTTTTATTTTCAAAACAATTCCCTTGTAACAACTGAGTACACCATCACTTCAGAGAAGCTTCCGCCAAGTTTTGATGGATACAGAATTGTTCAATTATCCGATTTGCACAATAAGTCCTTTGGGAATGACCAAAGCCGCTTAGTTGAAAAAATAATAGAGTTAAAGCCCGATTTAATAGTTTTTACCGGTGACTTAATAGACGAAGACACAGATGATGAGACACCAAGCTTAATTTTAATGGAAAAGCTCGTTCAGATTGCTCCAGTCTACTTTGTAACTGGCAATCACGAATGGTGGTCAAATCAGTTCGACACATTGGAGAGCAGCCTGAAAGATATTGGTGTACATGTTTTGAGAAATGAAGCAGAGAAAGTCGCTGTTGGGGGCGACCAGATCCTTATCGCCGGGATTGATGACCCGGCGAATGTAACAGAACGGGAACATGAAAAAGCAATTATGGAAGAAAGAATCGGAAATATAAGTGAAGAAATCAACGGACAGGATCAGTTTCAGATTCTTCTGTCCCACAGGCCTGAATTATTTTCATTGTATACGGATCATGAGTTTGATGTTGTTTTTTCAGGACATGCTCATGGCGGACAATTCAGAATCCCTTTCGTTGGTGGTTTAGTTGCTCCGGACCAGGGATTTCCTCCACGGTATACATCAGGCACATACACATCAAGTAACACGACAATGGTTGTAAACAGAGGACTTGGTAACAGTGTGATTCCAGTCAGGTTCTTAAATCGTCCGGAGGTTGTTCTGGTCACATTGGAATCAGTTAATTAA
- a CDS encoding ABC transporter permease, producing MGIPTKQKTEHSSVPDDLFVPLNKDSAQLENIVRPSVGFWKDAWQRLLKNKLAVAGLITIIFLTIMAIIGPMLTPYSYSEQTLSNQNQPPSADHWFGTDNLGRDMFTRTWYGARISLFIGLAAALIEFVIGVIYGGISGYKGGRTDNVMMRIVDILYGLPYLLVVILLMVVMGPGLFTIIIALTLTGWIGMARIVRGQVLQLKNNEYVLASKVLGANTSRIIRKHLLPNTMGPVIVSMTLTVPGAIFAEAFLSFLGLGVSAPVASWGSMANDALGVLNTGHWWRLFFPAFFISLTMLAFNVFGDGLRDALDPKLRR from the coding sequence ATGGGGATACCAACAAAGCAAAAGACAGAGCATTCCTCTGTCCCGGACGACTTATTCGTCCCGCTTAATAAAGATTCCGCCCAGCTTGAGAACATCGTCAGGCCAAGCGTGGGCTTCTGGAAAGACGCATGGCAGCGGCTGCTGAAAAATAAACTGGCAGTAGCAGGTCTCATTACAATAATATTTCTGACTATTATGGCAATTATTGGCCCGATGCTTACTCCGTATTCCTATTCAGAACAGACTTTAAGCAATCAGAATCAGCCGCCTTCTGCAGACCATTGGTTCGGAACAGACAACCTTGGCCGGGATATGTTCACCCGGACATGGTACGGAGCAAGAATATCACTGTTCATCGGTTTAGCCGCGGCTTTAATTGAATTTGTAATTGGTGTAATTTACGGCGGTATTTCAGGATACAAAGGCGGGCGTACAGATAACGTCATGATGCGTATTGTCGATATTCTGTACGGGCTTCCATACCTGCTTGTTGTTATTCTGCTTATGGTCGTTATGGGGCCTGGCCTGTTTACAATCATCATAGCCCTTACCCTGACAGGGTGGATCGGCATGGCCAGGATTGTAAGAGGACAAGTTCTTCAGTTGAAAAATAATGAATATGTGCTGGCTTCCAAGGTTCTTGGAGCCAATACATCAAGGATTATCAGAAAGCACCTGCTCCCTAATACAATGGGACCAGTCATTGTATCTATGACACTTACTGTTCCCGGAGCTATTTTTGCAGAAGCATTTTTAAGCTTTTTAGGACTTGGTGTTTCTGCGCCGGTTGCAAGCTGGGGGTCTATGGCTAACGACGCTCTTGGAGTGCTTAATACAGGCCACTGGTGGCGGCTTTTCTTCCCGGCCTTCTTCATCTCATTGACCATGCTGGCATTTAATGTATTCGGCGACGGACTGCGGGATGCCCTTGATCCGAAGCTTAGGAGGTAA
- a CDS encoding ABC transporter ATP-binding protein: MTEKLLEVKDLAVSFSAQGGEVQAVRGVSFHVSKGETIAVVGESGCGKSVTAQSIMRLIPEPPGKIKGGSIYFNGRDLAALSEKEMQKIRGKEIGMIFQDPMTSLNPTLTVGDQITEGLLTHQDISKADAEKEAVDLLRLVGFADPEDRLKLYPHQFSGGMRQRIVIAMALVCKPSLIIADEPTTALDVTIQAQIMELFKEIQEKTGVAIILITHDLGVVAQAADRINVMYAGEIIESGTVKEIFYDTQHPYTQGLLASVPRLDGDRSKPLVPIYGSPPDLYSPPAGCAFAQRCEYAMEVCSKYAPPVTYLSGQHQTMCWLQDGRAAGMRGPKVTIK, translated from the coding sequence ATGACTGAGAAATTATTAGAAGTAAAGGATCTCGCTGTCTCATTCTCTGCGCAAGGGGGAGAAGTGCAGGCGGTCAGAGGAGTCAGCTTCCATGTTAGCAAAGGGGAAACAATCGCTGTCGTCGGAGAATCAGGATGCGGTAAAAGTGTCACAGCCCAGAGTATTATGAGGCTCATCCCTGAACCGCCTGGAAAAATTAAAGGTGGAAGCATATATTTCAACGGACGGGATCTCGCTGCACTATCTGAAAAAGAGATGCAGAAAATACGCGGAAAAGAAATCGGCATGATATTCCAGGACCCGATGACAAGCCTGAACCCGACTCTGACAGTTGGGGACCAGATTACAGAGGGGTTGCTTACCCACCAGGATATTAGTAAAGCTGATGCGGAAAAGGAAGCGGTTGATCTCCTCCGCCTTGTTGGTTTTGCAGACCCGGAGGACAGGCTGAAGCTTTATCCTCATCAGTTCAGCGGTGGGATGAGACAAAGGATTGTCATTGCTATGGCCCTTGTCTGCAAACCTTCTCTAATCATCGCCGATGAACCAACTACAGCTCTTGATGTAACAATCCAGGCACAGATCATGGAACTATTTAAAGAAATACAGGAAAAAACAGGAGTAGCCATTATTCTCATAACCCATGACCTTGGTGTTGTTGCCCAGGCAGCAGACAGAATAAATGTGATGTACGCCGGAGAAATCATCGAGTCCGGAACAGTTAAAGAAATTTTTTACGACACTCAGCATCCATATACACAAGGTCTGCTGGCTTCTGTTCCCCGGCTTGACGGTGACCGTTCGAAACCATTAGTCCCTATATACGGGTCGCCGCCTGATTTATACTCTCCGCCTGCTGGCTGCGCGTTCGCTCAACGCTGCGAATATGCCATGGAGGTCTGCAGTAAATATGCTCCGCCTGTTACTTATTTAAGCGGCCAGCACCAAACGATGTGCTGGCTCCAGGATGGAAGAGCAGCCGGGATGCGGGGCCCTAAGGTAACTATTAAATAA
- a CDS encoding Uma2 family endonuclease, giving the protein MASPDKHPAVMTFKEYASWEEGKRCEVLGGKIISLAPSTLPAHQAVSMQLSIEFGTHLRHKECEVFAAPVDVFLFEDHRKKWIDEQVQNWVIPDLLVVCDKNKIGKSKIVGAPELIIEIISPSTAKIDRLDKRLAYQRARVKEYWIVDPANQSVEVYLLSNNVLELENVYPRDESVPVHILQELTIELRDIFPASNS; this is encoded by the coding sequence ATGGCCTCACCAGACAAACATCCTGCAGTCATGACATTTAAAGAGTACGCTTCGTGGGAGGAAGGGAAGCGGTGCGAGGTACTTGGCGGTAAAATTATAAGTTTGGCCCCTTCCACGTTACCTGCCCATCAGGCAGTATCGATGCAATTATCTATTGAATTTGGAACACACCTGCGGCATAAAGAGTGTGAAGTCTTTGCAGCACCTGTTGATGTGTTCTTATTTGAAGACCACCGAAAGAAATGGATAGATGAACAGGTACAAAATTGGGTTATTCCTGATTTACTTGTAGTATGTGATAAAAATAAAATCGGAAAAAGTAAAATTGTAGGTGCTCCCGAACTTATAATCGAAATCATCTCCCCATCAACCGCTAAAATTGACAGATTGGATAAGCGGCTTGCTTATCAAAGAGCTCGCGTAAAGGAGTATTGGATTGTCGATCCTGCGAACCAGTCAGTGGAAGTATACTTATTGTCAAACAATGTATTAGAGTTAGAAAATGTTTACCCCAGGGATGAAAGTGTGCCAGTTCATATTCTTCAGGAATTGACAATTGAGCTCAGAGATATTTTTCCTGCTTCAAACAGCTGA
- a CDS encoding cyclopropane-fatty-acyl-phospholipid synthase family protein, which translates to MEWVKKFYHKQYEWMSMDDDEAIKYQEGSIRKLEGLSENPVHNILELGGGKGHFAVAAAERGYKVTVIELVEEAAQYIRQLAAERNVQDHLRIINGDFYTLELEEEFDAVCYWDGFGVGTDRDQERLLTKIENWLKQDGTAFIDVYTPWYWAKVAGKEFNISESVTRRYDFNTEECRMLDTWWSKMDSVRQVTQSLRCYSPADFRLLLRDRKLNLVHCEPGGEMDYDNWEFHEQVPLNTAMTFLAKLNKS; encoded by the coding sequence ATGGAATGGGTTAAGAAATTCTACCATAAGCAATACGAATGGATGAGTATGGACGATGATGAAGCTATTAAGTATCAAGAAGGATCAATCAGAAAGCTGGAAGGCTTATCTGAAAACCCTGTACATAACATCCTTGAATTAGGCGGAGGAAAAGGTCATTTTGCAGTTGCTGCCGCAGAGCGTGGTTATAAGGTTACTGTTATTGAGCTGGTCGAGGAAGCTGCACAGTACATTCGTCAACTTGCAGCGGAAAGAAACGTTCAGGACCATTTGCGTATTATTAATGGAGATTTTTATACGCTTGAGCTGGAAGAAGAATTTGACGCGGTTTGCTATTGGGATGGATTTGGGGTCGGCACAGACAGGGACCAGGAAAGACTGTTAACAAAAATAGAGAACTGGCTGAAACAGGATGGGACAGCCTTTATTGATGTTTATACGCCCTGGTACTGGGCTAAGGTGGCCGGGAAAGAATTTAACATTTCTGAAAGTGTCACCAGAAGGTATGACTTTAACACGGAGGAATGCAGAATGCTTGATACTTGGTGGAGTAAAATGGACTCCGTTAGACAAGTAACTCAATCATTGCGATGCTATTCTCCCGCGGATTTTAGATTGCTCCTCAGGGACCGAAAATTGAATTTGGTTCATTGTGAACCAGGCGGCGAAATGGATTATGACAACTGGGAATTCCATGAGCAGGTTCCTTTAAACACAGCAATGACATTTCTTGCAAAACTTAATAAGAGCTGA
- the argS gene encoding arginine--tRNA ligase, protein MEFKEIFAQEIALHVPAVTKMEVEQLIEKPKHEEQGDLAFPCFFLSKTLKKAPQEIAQDLESKLKHPLFETVAAKGPYLNIFLNKQTVSKNVLELILKDGSDYSSNQQGQGKNIVIDFSSPNIAKPFSMGHLRSTVIGNSISKIAEKCGYKVTKINHLGDWGTQFGKLITAYKKWGDENAVRKQPIEELLSLYVKFHKEAESNPALEDEGRAWFLKLEEGNEEAQSLWKWFRDESLKEFSKIYDLLDVTFDSDHGEAFYNDKMGETIEKLSELQLLNESEGAEVVDLSEYNMPPCLIKKSDGATLYATRDLTAAIYRYEKYQFEQAIYVVGDEQSLHFKQLFLVLKKMGYSWAEGMKHTPFGFILKDGKKMSTRKGKIVLLEEVIKEAVELAKQSITDKNPSLQNKEETAKMVGVGAIIFHDLKKERQNNVEFSLEDMLKFEGTTGPYVQYTHARAWSILEKAQYEEDSLNVEGLTDSHSWSVIKLLMDFPAVIEKSFVQHEPSQIAKYLIDLSREFNQYYSHVKVLTDDHLLESRLALVKAVMVVLKEGLRLLGIKAPNKM, encoded by the coding sequence TTGGAATTTAAAGAAATCTTTGCTCAGGAAATCGCTTTACATGTACCTGCAGTAACTAAAATGGAAGTTGAGCAGTTAATAGAAAAGCCGAAACATGAAGAACAAGGTGACTTGGCATTTCCATGTTTCTTCTTATCTAAAACTTTAAAAAAGGCACCGCAAGAGATCGCTCAGGATCTGGAAAGTAAACTGAAGCACCCACTTTTCGAAACAGTTGCTGCGAAGGGGCCTTACCTGAACATTTTCCTGAATAAGCAAACTGTAAGCAAGAATGTTTTAGAATTAATCCTTAAGGACGGTTCAGACTATAGCTCTAATCAACAGGGGCAGGGTAAAAACATTGTTATCGATTTTTCCTCGCCAAACATTGCTAAGCCATTTTCCATGGGCCATTTACGATCAACTGTTATTGGTAATTCCATTTCGAAAATAGCGGAGAAATGTGGCTACAAGGTAACGAAGATTAACCATCTGGGAGACTGGGGAACCCAATTTGGAAAGCTGATTACAGCTTATAAAAAGTGGGGAGACGAGAATGCTGTCAGAAAGCAGCCAATCGAAGAATTGCTGTCTCTTTATGTGAAGTTCCATAAAGAAGCTGAATCAAATCCGGCTTTGGAGGACGAAGGAAGAGCATGGTTTTTAAAACTGGAAGAAGGTAATGAAGAGGCCCAGTCACTGTGGAAATGGTTTAGGGACGAATCTTTAAAAGAATTCTCTAAAATATATGATTTGCTGGATGTTACCTTTGATTCTGATCATGGAGAAGCATTTTATAACGACAAGATGGGAGAGACAATTGAGAAGTTATCTGAGTTACAGCTCCTGAATGAATCGGAAGGGGCGGAAGTCGTTGATTTATCAGAGTATAACATGCCTCCATGTTTGATTAAGAAGTCGGACGGCGCCACCTTATATGCTACCCGGGACTTGACTGCTGCCATTTACAGATATGAAAAGTACCAGTTTGAGCAGGCGATTTATGTAGTCGGCGATGAACAAAGCTTACACTTCAAGCAGCTATTCCTTGTGTTAAAAAAGATGGGTTATTCCTGGGCAGAAGGGATGAAGCACACACCGTTCGGGTTTATTTTGAAGGATGGAAAAAAGATGTCAACCAGAAAAGGAAAAATAGTCCTCTTGGAAGAAGTGATTAAGGAAGCAGTTGAACTGGCAAAACAAAGTATCACCGATAAAAATCCTTCACTTCAAAACAAAGAGGAAACAGCGAAAATGGTTGGAGTAGGGGCAATCATCTTCCATGATTTGAAAAAGGAACGACAGAATAATGTTGAATTTTCACTTGAAGACATGCTTAAGTTTGAAGGGACTACCGGTCCATACGTTCAATACACCCATGCAAGAGCCTGGTCTATTTTAGAAAAGGCACAGTATGAGGAGGACAGCCTGAATGTTGAGGGGCTGACGGACAGCCACAGTTGGTCTGTCATTAAGTTGCTAATGGATTTTCCCGCAGTCATCGAAAAGAGCTTTGTTCAGCATGAACCTTCCCAAATTGCAAAATACTTAATCGATCTATCCCGGGAGTTCAACCAATATTATTCGCATGTGAAAGTGCTCACCGACGACCATCTCCTTGAAAGCAGACTTGCGTTAGTAAAGGCCGTAATGGTCGTACTAAAAGAAGGTTTGAGACTGCTTGGGATAAAGGCGCCAAACAAAATGTAA
- a CDS encoding VOC family protein — MELTHTRLLVDNYKECFFFYRDVLGFEVSWGDENSNYADFTFNGAKLGIFERKQMTKAIGEIYSATIDQTDKTALIFKVPNVDEKYQELKDKVKFITEPAEQKDWGIKVAHFRDPAGSLLEIYENI; from the coding sequence ATGGAACTGACACACACAAGGCTACTTGTAGATAATTATAAGGAATGTTTTTTCTTTTATCGTGACGTATTAGGATTTGAAGTTTCCTGGGGAGACGAAAATTCTAACTATGCAGATTTTACATTTAATGGTGCTAAATTAGGTATTTTTGAACGGAAACAGATGACCAAAGCGATTGGGGAAATTTACTCTGCAACAATAGATCAGACTGACAAAACAGCCTTAATCTTTAAGGTGCCAAATGTGGATGAGAAATATCAGGAATTAAAGGACAAAGTTAAATTTATTACCGAGCCAGCCGAACAAAAGGATTGGGGCATTAAAGTCGCTCATTTCAGAGACCCAGCTGGCTCTTTATTAGAGATTTATGAAAATATTTGA
- a CDS encoding alpha/beta fold hydrolase: MSERYINIGNKSLWTVKSGKGIPVVLLSGGPGMYNNLMPLSHLLEDVCEVVMFDPAGCGRSSYDGNGYDIEASLQDIEAIRKEYGISKWLVIGHSWGADLGFAYSLKYPDSLLGYVSISGTGIQNDRDWKKEYKYNKEAIGEPLQELKYEHNKVVHRSLINSWRDFIKQPELLKEISQLELPSLFIYAEKDIRPSWPIEQLANLIPGSAYINIKEAEHYIWLNKKQELTSVIKSFLKEGLKYMKHYKCMNEPHSCIQYR, encoded by the coding sequence GTGAGTGAGAGGTATATTAATATTGGAAATAAATCGTTATGGACTGTGAAAAGTGGAAAAGGGATTCCTGTTGTTTTATTAAGCGGCGGACCAGGAATGTACAATAATTTAATGCCTCTCTCACACTTACTGGAGGATGTGTGTGAAGTCGTTATGTTTGACCCAGCAGGCTGTGGACGTTCTTCATACGATGGGAATGGATATGATATAGAGGCCTCCCTGCAGGATATAGAAGCAATCCGGAAGGAATATGGAATAAGCAAATGGCTGGTTATTGGCCATTCCTGGGGAGCTGATTTAGGGTTTGCATATTCTCTCAAATATCCAGATTCATTGTTAGGCTATGTATCGATTTCCGGTACTGGGATTCAGAATGACAGGGACTGGAAAAAAGAATACAAGTATAACAAAGAGGCAATTGGAGAACCTCTCCAGGAGTTAAAATATGAACATAATAAAGTAGTCCACCGCTCACTTATTAACTCCTGGAGAGACTTCATCAAACAGCCTGAGCTACTTAAGGAAATCTCACAGCTGGAACTGCCCTCGCTCTTTATTTACGCTGAAAAAGATATTCGCCCGTCATGGCCGATTGAGCAGCTGGCCAATCTGATACCTGGTTCAGCGTACATTAATATAAAGGAAGCAGAACATTACATATGGTTGAATAAAAAACAGGAATTAACCAGCGTTATTAAAAGTTTTCTTAAGGAAGGTTTGAAATATATGAAGCATTATAAATGCATGAATGAACCTCATTCATGCATTCAGTATAGGTAA
- a CDS encoding DUF3221 domain-containing protein, with amino-acid sequence MINLREALPYKRILLIFLSGWVIFYTLNSPLLQKGTNVAVADIPEDSITLEGYVVSKRIGGVWIANKPMGTGERLAGYFTGYGVESIYVSKHKEAGDHPMFKDLRLNQKVRVHGDIFRESLPGKTSAYYIEIIEDE; translated from the coding sequence GTGATTAACTTGAGGGAGGCTCTCCCATATAAAAGGATATTGTTAATTTTTTTATCAGGCTGGGTGATCTTTTACACTCTGAACAGCCCATTGCTTCAAAAGGGAACGAATGTTGCTGTTGCAGATATTCCTGAGGACTCCATAACTCTTGAGGGGTATGTGGTCTCTAAAAGAATTGGCGGCGTCTGGATAGCCAATAAACCGATGGGCACAGGTGAGAGATTGGCCGGCTATTTTACCGGATATGGTGTTGAGAGTATCTATGTGTCTAAACATAAAGAAGCCGGTGACCATCCAATGTTCAAAGACCTTAGATTAAACCAAAAAGTACGTGTTCATGGCGACATTTTCAGAGAATCACTTCCAGGTAAAACATCAGCCTACTATATTGAAATAATAGAAGATGAATAG
- a CDS encoding RDD family protein: MECKNSAGFWIRLGAGFVDGLIIAAVTAILSNLIYGEYITENFFNPLDLLGNLYMIILPVIWYGYTIGKWVAGIRIVRVDGQRTGIGTMLLRELIGPLIYALTFGIALIVSIFMVALREDSRSIHDFVAGTYVTHDPPEKK; encoded by the coding sequence AACTCTGCGGGTTTCTGGATACGGCTGGGTGCTGGATTCGTAGACGGTCTTATTATAGCTGCAGTCACTGCAATCTTATCGAATCTAATCTATGGTGAATACATAACAGAAAATTTTTTTAACCCGCTCGATCTTCTTGGGAACCTCTATATGATAATTTTACCGGTTATTTGGTATGGATATACGATTGGGAAGTGGGTAGCTGGTATACGAATTGTAAGGGTCGATGGACAGAGAACCGGTATTGGAACAATGCTGCTCAGAGAACTAATAGGGCCGTTAATCTATGCTCTGACATTTGGCATAGCTTTAATTGTCAGTATATTTATGGTGGCATTAAGAGAAGATAGCCGATCTATTCACGATTTTGTAGCGGGAACTTATGTGACACATGATCCGCCGGAAAAGAAATGA
- a CDS encoding ABC transporter permease: MLKYILKRFAWMILTIWVIITLTFFLMHSIPGDPLDVGDSGGSAAASENLRAYYNLDQPLPVQYFSYIKNIVTLDFGPSMTSRSSTVNDMISSGFPASLQLGIASLVFSVISGVALGVLAALRHNKMIDYITMIVAVIGISIPNFIQSMLFINYIGANFDFFPVARWGTWRHVILPALALSSGPMAIIARLTRSNMLEVLTQDYIRTAKAKGLSARKIVVKHALRNALLPVVTIMGALTASVLTGSFVIERIFAIPGIGQYFVNSISNRDYPMIMATTVIYSSILVFMMFLVDIIYGIIDPRIKLHAKED; this comes from the coding sequence TTGCTGAAGTACATTTTAAAACGGTTCGCATGGATGATTCTAACCATATGGGTAATCATTACTTTGACCTTCTTTCTGATGCACTCCATACCCGGCGATCCTCTTGACGTAGGAGATTCTGGCGGATCAGCAGCGGCCAGTGAAAATTTAAGGGCTTACTATAATCTTGACCAGCCACTTCCAGTTCAGTATTTTTCCTACATAAAAAATATCGTCACTCTTGATTTCGGGCCTTCCATGACATCGAGGTCAAGTACTGTAAACGATATGATCAGCAGCGGTTTTCCAGCTTCTCTCCAGTTAGGGATAGCCTCCCTCGTATTTTCTGTAATAAGCGGGGTTGCGCTGGGAGTTCTGGCGGCTCTGAGGCACAACAAAATGATAGATTACATAACTATGATAGTAGCTGTAATAGGAATATCTATACCAAACTTTATTCAGTCCATGCTGTTTATAAACTACATAGGTGCAAACTTTGATTTCTTTCCTGTGGCAAGATGGGGAACATGGCGGCATGTAATTCTCCCTGCCCTCGCTCTGTCATCGGGACCAATGGCGATTATTGCAAGGCTGACAAGGTCGAATATGCTTGAGGTGCTCACTCAGGATTATATCAGGACAGCAAAAGCAAAAGGACTCTCAGCAAGAAAGATAGTAGTAAAGCACGCATTAAGAAATGCACTCCTTCCTGTAGTCACGATTATGGGGGCGCTTACTGCATCAGTACTTACCGGAAGCTTTGTTATTGAACGTATTTTTGCTATCCCAGGGATAGGGCAGTACTTCGTTAACAGTATCAGTAACCGGGATTATCCTATGATTATGGCTACGACTGTTATTTACAGTTCCATACTTGTTTTTATGATGTTCTTAGTAGATATCATATACGGCATAATCGACCCGAGAATTAAACTGCATGCGAAGGAGGACTAG
- a CDS encoding DUF4871 domain-containing protein gives MKVRPILFITAILFLSGCADESDAQIDEFELSPSFAVSETDDREMVGVEGRVGLLFGEFAAGEPSKQMWHFWGDELQNNLLTVKAFHQETHTEINPFVREEEHRLAGPNNGADYHLPSLLKLTEPGIWKMDIYLNEEYYDSIVVDVKE, from the coding sequence ATGAAAGTCAGGCCAATTCTATTTATTACAGCTATTTTATTTTTAAGCGGGTGTGCTGATGAATCAGATGCTCAAATTGATGAATTTGAATTGAGTCCTTCATTTGCTGTTTCTGAAACTGATGATAGAGAGATGGTTGGAGTGGAAGGAAGGGTCGGGCTGCTTTTTGGTGAATTCGCAGCAGGTGAGCCTTCTAAACAAATGTGGCATTTCTGGGGTGATGAGCTTCAAAATAATCTTCTAACTGTTAAGGCGTTTCATCAGGAAACTCATACTGAAATAAACCCTTTTGTCAGAGAAGAAGAACATAGATTAGCAGGGCCAAATAACGGGGCAGACTACCACCTTCCTTCTCTTTTAAAATTAACTGAACCTGGTATTTGGAAAATGGATATATATCTTAATGAGGAATATTACGACAGTATCGTTGTAGATGTTAAAGAGTAG